From the genome of Muricauda sp. SCSIO 64092, one region includes:
- a CDS encoding Gfo/Idh/MocA family protein, with the protein MKRRSFITKSALTTTALTCSSSLWSSSCIGANNSINIGIIGTGDRGQGLFKVIQQLEGLNVVACCDSLPFRLQEGLAIADAPITGHADYRRLLDNTDIDAVLIATPFNTHAEIAMDALDAAKHVFCEKTLVKGYDAIQKLIDKEKSSKGIFQTGHQYHSSRLYSHVVNLINNGKIGKIAAFECQWNRNGNWRRPVPDEKWERQINWRMYREYSGGLLAELCSHQIDFVNWVLGEMPEQVMGIGGIDYWKDGRETYDNIHLVYSYPNGVKAKFTCLTSNAMGDYRIKVMGDKGSIILSYAKAWFYPEGDYEKKVGEVDGVSGATTNWAEGKGVPIAMEHTEPSKQALMDFRDSIVNSKPPISDAVTGAKTALCVQMGLDAMYGNKIVAKNTNLVKQIS; encoded by the coding sequence TTGAAACGAAGGAGTTTTATCACAAAAAGCGCTTTAACGACCACGGCCCTTACCTGTTCAAGTTCCCTGTGGAGTTCATCATGTATTGGAGCCAATAACTCCATAAACATTGGAATAATAGGGACTGGGGATCGTGGCCAGGGGCTTTTTAAGGTCATTCAACAACTTGAAGGTCTCAATGTGGTTGCCTGCTGTGATAGTCTTCCATTTCGCCTTCAAGAAGGTTTGGCCATTGCGGATGCCCCCATTACGGGGCATGCTGATTATCGCCGGTTGTTGGACAATACCGATATCGATGCGGTTTTGATAGCGACGCCATTCAATACGCATGCCGAAATTGCTATGGATGCCCTTGATGCTGCAAAGCACGTTTTCTGCGAAAAGACACTGGTAAAGGGGTATGATGCCATCCAAAAATTGATCGATAAGGAAAAGAGCTCAAAGGGAATATTTCAAACCGGTCATCAATACCATAGTTCAAGATTATACTCGCACGTGGTAAACCTTATAAATAATGGGAAAATAGGAAAAATAGCGGCATTTGAATGTCAATGGAACCGTAATGGCAATTGGAGACGACCAGTGCCAGATGAAAAATGGGAGCGGCAAATTAACTGGCGTATGTATCGTGAATACTCGGGCGGGCTCCTGGCGGAACTTTGCTCCCATCAGATAGATTTTGTCAATTGGGTATTGGGGGAAATGCCCGAACAGGTAATGGGGATTGGCGGTATTGATTACTGGAAAGATGGTCGGGAAACCTATGACAATATTCATCTTGTGTATAGTTACCCAAATGGGGTCAAAGCCAAATTTACCTGTCTTACAAGTAACGCCATGGGGGATTATAGAATAAAGGTCATGGGCGATAAAGGATCGATTATTTTAAGTTATGCAAAAGCATGGTTTTACCCTGAAGGTGATTATGAAAAGAAAGTTGGGGAAGTAGATGGGGTTTCAGGAGCTACCACGAACTGGGCAGAAGGAAAAGGAGTTCCAATAGCGATGGAACATACGGAACCAAGTAAACAGGCATTAATGGATTTTAGGGACAGTATTGTGAATAGTAAACCGCCAATTTCCGATGCAGTAACTGGCGCAAAAACTGCCCTCTGTGTCCAAATGGGATTGGATGCCATGTACGGGAATAAAATTGTTGCCAAAAACACAAACTTAGTAAAGCAAATATCTTGA
- a CDS encoding LacI family DNA-binding transcriptional regulator codes for MGYDITIKEIAEIAGVSTSTVSKALNGSPEISIGTRLHIKRIAIKKGYKANNTARALKSKRSGSIGIIVPEISSSFFSRMVQGAASRAKERGLKSYICFSNESLRTEKKLIAGFIDHSVDGLIISLSKQTQNLGSYDHIAQLRKYIPVVMVDRVCDVMECDKVELDNIEASKSALRHLVSTGCRNIVFLTTIKPTSVSKNRMYGFKEECKTLKAIGGNGLRGKVVEMNGSDELEKRLGSLLQKDFIDAFIIADELATIKTHSYLQRNGYKIPQDISIIGFTNSEISKNIYPSLTMVSQNAEQLGKRALDVLALRMTKSGVGPACRQIKIRHKMIIRESTKQVKMKTNT; via the coding sequence ATGGGTTACGACATTACCATAAAGGAAATAGCAGAAATAGCAGGTGTGTCCACGTCTACCGTATCCAAAGCACTAAATGGGAGCCCTGAGATAAGTATTGGTACGCGTTTGCATATCAAGAGAATCGCTATTAAAAAAGGGTATAAAGCCAATAATACGGCCAGGGCATTAAAAAGTAAAAGGTCTGGCTCGATAGGGATTATTGTGCCGGAAATATCCAGTTCATTTTTCTCAAGAATGGTGCAAGGTGCCGCATCCCGTGCCAAAGAAAGAGGTTTAAAAAGTTATATCTGTTTTTCAAATGAATCCCTAAGGACAGAAAAGAAACTTATTGCCGGTTTTATTGATCACTCTGTGGATGGACTTATTATTTCACTGTCAAAACAGACACAAAACTTGGGAAGTTATGACCACATAGCCCAGCTAAGAAAATATATCCCCGTAGTAATGGTAGACCGTGTCTGTGACGTAATGGAATGTGACAAAGTGGAACTTGACAATATTGAAGCCAGTAAATCGGCACTTAGACATCTGGTATCCACTGGCTGCAGAAATATCGTTTTCCTTACCACCATTAAACCAACCAGTGTAAGTAAAAATAGGATGTATGGGTTCAAGGAAGAATGCAAAACCCTGAAAGCTATCGGTGGTAATGGACTAAGGGGAAAAGTGGTTGAAATGAACGGATCTGATGAGCTAGAAAAGAGATTGGGAAGCCTTCTACAAAAGGATTTTATTGACGCATTTATCATTGCCGATGAACTCGCCACAATAAAAACGCATAGCTATTTGCAACGAAACGGCTATAAAATTCCACAGGATATTTCAATTATTGGCTTTACCAACAGTGAAATTTCAAAAAACATTTATCCGTCGCTGACCATGGTAAGTCAGAATGCGGAACAATTGGGAAAAAGGGCATTGGATGTGCTTGCATTAAGAATGACCAAAAGTGGGGTTGGCCCGGCTTGCAGACAAATTAAGATTCGTCACAAAATGATTATAAGGGAGTCAACGAAACAAGTTAAGATGAAGACCAACACCTAA
- a CDS encoding sigma-70 family RNA polymerase sigma factor — protein MKKINQEAFEKLYKENYIHLVLVSLTIVKDRSASEDIVHTFFETLWKKKETLAIHKNFKSYAISAVKKLSFKQLQTKERERQSLSKLIHYPPLLPNENGTLVNDQVNKMHEIIQSIPESRRNIFLDYVLGGLSYKEIAEMRNISLNTVKAQMQRTYEFIRKLEMDKVSAIILLTFFLTYFF, from the coding sequence ATGAAAAAAATTAATCAGGAAGCATTTGAAAAGTTATATAAAGAGAATTATATTCACTTGGTTCTCGTTTCATTGACCATTGTAAAGGATAGAAGTGCTTCCGAGGATATTGTCCACACTTTTTTCGAAACACTATGGAAAAAAAAGGAAACTTTAGCAATTCATAAAAATTTCAAATCCTACGCAATTTCTGCAGTCAAAAAGCTTAGTTTCAAACAGCTTCAGACAAAAGAAAGAGAAAGGCAATCCCTAAGTAAACTTATTCATTACCCCCCTCTTCTGCCCAACGAGAATGGCACCTTGGTCAATGACCAAGTAAATAAGATGCATGAAATCATCCAATCCATTCCAGAATCAAGGAGAAATATTTTTTTGGATTATGTATTGGGAGGACTTAGTTATAAAGAAATTGCCGAAATGCGGAATATATCGCTAAATACGGTAAAGGCACAAATGCAAAGAACATACGAGTTCATAAGAAAATTGGAAATGGACAAAGTATCGGCCATTATACTTCTTACGTTTTTCCTGACGTACTTTTTTTAA
- a CDS encoding FecR family protein, translated as MDKTNTFRSALHQIFDGGSLSDSLKSSLRKEEIELLVQLQEQGLIEEAIAIMDSTDLEVNWELLKNKLDITDGETNRKVLFGKKNILKYAAIFIGGVVASISFYNWHTSRNQDIDPTLDLDKDRIILTQADGSKKVLSEEQDSEMVMFDNDGNPIGVQKGKVLDYSQDGTKSTEKELVYNELTVPLGKRFDVILSDGTKVSLNAGTHMKYPIAFSAKGARDVTITGEAYFKVEKDSTRPFTVSFSDGFHIKVLGTEFNVSTYAEGVDVETVLVEGSVALSSSDSKQGELVLKPGHKAEWSSADRNIDIAPANIRLYTSWVNGELIFRNNRFETIVAKLERAYDVTIDFNAQDFKGKRYDATFDVNVENVEEVIHHLAKVVPIDYQVMGKEIAITKRQTESN; from the coding sequence ATGGACAAAACAAACACTTTCCGTAGTGCTTTACATCAAATTTTTGATGGGGGCAGCCTTTCAGATTCATTGAAATCTTCTTTACGAAAAGAAGAAATCGAACTTCTTGTTCAGCTTCAAGAACAAGGGTTGATCGAAGAGGCCATCGCAATAATGGATTCCACGGATTTGGAAGTCAACTGGGAATTGTTAAAGAACAAGCTTGACATAACGGATGGCGAAACAAATAGAAAGGTTTTGTTTGGCAAGAAGAACATATTAAAGTATGCTGCCATCTTCATTGGTGGAGTTGTAGCATCCATTTCCTTTTATAATTGGCATACATCCCGCAATCAAGATATTGACCCGACCCTGGATTTGGACAAAGACCGGATAATCTTGACACAAGCGGACGGTAGTAAAAAAGTACTTTCTGAAGAACAGGATTCAGAGATGGTTATGTTTGATAACGATGGAAATCCCATTGGTGTCCAAAAAGGAAAAGTACTTGATTATTCACAAGATGGGACAAAAAGCACAGAAAAGGAGCTTGTCTACAATGAATTAACAGTTCCCCTTGGGAAAAGGTTCGATGTGATTTTATCCGACGGAACCAAGGTAAGCCTGAATGCGGGTACCCATATGAAATACCCCATTGCTTTTTCCGCAAAGGGCGCTAGGGACGTCACCATCACCGGAGAGGCCTATTTTAAAGTAGAGAAAGACAGTACTAGGCCTTTTACGGTTTCCTTTTCTGATGGGTTCCATATCAAAGTATTGGGCACGGAATTCAATGTGTCAACATATGCGGAAGGGGTCGATGTTGAAACCGTTTTGGTAGAAGGTTCGGTGGCCCTTTCCTCAAGTGATTCAAAACAGGGGGAGTTGGTTCTAAAACCTGGCCATAAGGCAGAGTGGAGCAGTGCCGATCGGAATATTGATATTGCTCCGGCCAACATAAGATTGTACACCAGTTGGGTCAATGGGGAGCTCATTTTTAGAAATAACAGGTTTGAAACCATTGTAGCGAAATTGGAGCGGGCCTATGACGTGACCATTGATTTTAATGCCCAAGACTTTAAGGGCAAGCGGTACGATGCCACTTTCGATGTTAATGTTGAAAATGTAGAAGAGGTGATTCACCACTTGGCCAAAGTAGTCCCTATTGATTACCAGGTTATGGGAAAAGAAATAGCAATCACAAAACGGCAAACTGAGTCAAATTAA